The Couchioplanes caeruleus sequence CCCCAGCAGTTCTCGCAGGAGGGGTATGCGCGGCTGCGGGCGTACAGCAGGGAGCTGGCCGAGTTGCGGCACCGCCTGGACCAACCGCTGCCCGACCTGGTCGCCGACATCGAACGCACCATCGGCCTGGACGTCGAGGTGGCCGTCCGCGGCTGGGGTGCCGGCGACGCCGGCCTGGCCCGCGGTCACCTCGACGCGCTCGGCGACGTCGCGGCGCGCTATGCGGGCGACACCGACGGCGGCACCATCGCGGGCTTCCTCGCCTTCCTGGCCGCGGCCGAGGAGGAGGAACGCGGCCTCGCCCCCGGCCAGGTCGACGTGATCGAGGGCGCCGTGCAGGTGCTGACCGCGCACGCGGCCAAGGGCCTGGAGTGGGACGTGGTCTCGGTGGCGGGCCTCACCAGGAACGTCTGGCCCGGCGTCACCCGCGGCTCCGACAACTACCTCGGCGGGATCGGCGTGCTGCCGTTCCCGCTGCGCGGTGACGCCGCAGGCCTGCCCGCGCTGGACCTGTCCGAAGCGGTGGACCAGAAGGACGTGGCGGGAGCCCTGGCGGCGTTCGGCAGGGCCTGGCGGGAGCACGACGAACGGGAGGAGCGGCGGCTGGCGTACGTGGCGGTGACCCGTCCCCGGCGGCTCCTGCTCGCCTCGGGCTACTGGTGGGGCGACGGGGTGAAACGCCCCCGCGGCCCGTCGGTCTTCCTGGAGGAGATCCGGGCAACCTGCCTCGCCGGCGCGGGCACGGTCGACCACTGGACCCCGGAACCACCCGGCGACGCCACCAACCCCTCGGCCGAACTCGTGGCGACGGCGGAGTGGCCATCCGATCCGCTGGGCGCCCGCCGCCCGGCGATGGCGGCCGCGGCGGACCTGATCCGGCGCATGATCGCGGCGCCGACGCCGGAGGAGGCCGCGGCGTTCGCCGAGCTGGCGGAGGGCGATGCGGAGGTCGGCTCCCAGGCGGGGCTGGCGGCTGACCTGGCCGGACTCGCCGGCCCGGGCTTGCCTCCATCCTCGGCCGGCTTGCCTCCGTCATCGGCCGGCTTGCCTCCATCGTCGGCTGGCGCGGCTTCGCCCTCGGCTGGGCCTTCGGCCTCCGCGGGCGGGGCTGTGTCGAGGGATGCGGGGGATGATTCGGATATTTCGCGTTGGCGGAGGGAAGCGGCGCTCCTGCTCGCCGAGCGCGAGGAGCGGGCTCGGCGCGACGGCCCGCTGGAGGTGTCCCTCCCGCCGCACCTGTCGGTCTCCCAGCTCGTCGTGCTGCGCCGCGACCCGCAACTGCTGGCCCGCTCCCTACGCCGCCCGCTGCCACAGCGCCCCGCCCCGTACGCCCGGCGCGGCACGGCGTTCCACGCCTGGCTGGAGCGGCGCTTCGGCTCGGTCCGGTTGCTCGACGTCGACGACCTGCCCGGCGCCGCCGACGACGACGCGGCGGCCGACGAGGAGTTGGCGGCCCTGCAGGAGGCGTTCCTGGCCGGCGAATGGTCAGGCCGGACGCCGGTGGAGGTCGAGGTCCCGTTCGCCACGACGGTGGCCGGAGTCGTGATCCGGGGCCGGATGGACGCGGTCTTCGCCGAGCCCGGAGGCCGCTACGACGTGATCGACTGGAAGACCGGCCGGCGTCCCACGACCGCCGACGCCGCCGCGGCGACGGTGCAGCTCGCGGCATACCGGATCGCCTGGGCGGCGCTGGCCGGGGTGCCGGTGACGCGCGTACGGGCCGGCTTCCACTACGTGCGCGACGGGGTGACCGTACGCCCGGCCGACCTGCTGGACGCCGACGGCCTGGCCGCGCTGATCACCGATATCCCCGAGCCGACTGCGACTGCGGACCGACTCTGACTCCGGCGCCTACCCGGTTCATCGGCAGGCGGCGAGCAGGTGTAACAGGGCGGCCGCGTACGCCTCCTCCGGTGTTGCGGCGCTGTATTTACGGGACTCACCCAGGAGGGTGACTTCGACGTCGTAGCCGGTGTCCGTTCTGCGCAGCGACCGGAAGGTGCCGCCCAGCAGGTCCCGGAGCTGATCCTCGCGGGGAACCCACAGAGCCTCATCGAACCCCACGTCGTCGAGTGCCCACTCCGTGGTGCCGTTGAAGCCGATCACCTGTCCCTCGGGCATCGCGTACACCTCGATCGTCATGGTGCTCAGCACGAACACCTCGTCGTCGAGGTCCCTGTCGGGGATGGCGAACCGGTCACCCGGCGCCGGTTTCCACACCAGGCCGGCCTGGTGAAGGAGCTGCGCCACTTCTACGCCGATCACGGCCCGGACGTCTCCTCCGTGCTAGGCTCCTTGGCGTTGTCAGTTTGGTTCCCAAGTACTCAGGAGCGCCTGTGGGGAAGTCTGCCCCAGGCGCTCTTTGTCGTAACCCGGGTTTCTCCGGTACGGGCGATCAGTACGGCGACACGAGTCCCGCAAAAAACGGGTCTTACCACCTCGCTCCCGTCCATAATGGCCAGGAGCGATCGACCGTCGAGGAGACGAGCATGGTTACCGGCGTTGTGAAGTGGTTCAACGCGGACAAGGGCTTCGGGTTCATCACCCCGGACGACGGCGGCGCCGACGTCTTCGCCCACTTCTCCGCGATCCAGACCTCGGGTTACCGGAGCCTGGACGAGAACCAGCGGGTGGAGTTCGAGGTCACCCAGGGCCAGAAGGGCCCGCAGGCGGCCAACATCCGCCCGCTCTGATCACAGCCTCACGCTGAGTGGGCGCCGGTCCCCCCAGGGGGCCGGCGCCTACCTGCTTTGAACAAGTGCCCCGCGCTGGCGGGCGCCCGCACGGGGCGAGCAGCCACAAGGGGGCAGCGCCCAGAGGGGGCCGAGCGGCCCACGCTGGCGTGCAGCCCTGCTCGGGCGTGCAGCCCCGCATGAACGGGCGCCCCTAGCCGGCGGGCGGGCACCGCGCTGAGGGAGCGCTGCGCTTGCGCGGCGTCTACTCGGAGCGGGCGCCCCTACCTGAGGGGGCGCCGTGCTCGAGTGGCGCCGCGCGTTGCGGGCTGCGGTGGGTGAAGGCCGCCGCTACGCCGCTCCCGTCGGGCCGTGCTCCCGTCGGGCCGCGTCGCCGCGTCGCGCTGCCGTCAGGCAGCGACGCCGCGCCGCGCTGCCGTTAGGCCGGTCGGCGTGCCGGGTCGCCGATGTCTTCCGGCCGCGGTGCCGTGCCGCCCAGGTGAGCCGGCAGCCACCACCGATCGTCCGGCCCGCCCGGCTGCTCCGGGTAGGCCTGCTGCGCCTCGTCCAGCAGCGTGGTCAGCCGCTCGTGCAGCTCCGTCGTCATGGACTCCGTCGTGCTGCCCTCGCGCTCCGGGATCGGGTCGCCGATCTTGATGATGACCGGGATGTGGCGCCGGGTCAGGTCCTTCTTGTGACCCTTGGTCCAGAGCCGGTGCGGGCCCCACACCGCCATCGGGATCAGCGGGA is a genomic window containing:
- the cspE gene encoding transcription antiterminator/RNA stability regulator CspE, with translation MVTGVVKWFNADKGFGFITPDDGGADVFAHFSAIQTSGYRSLDENQRVEFEVTQGQKGPQAANIRPL
- a CDS encoding ATP-dependent helicase is translated as MTQPSLFADTTPRPRRRADSGPRYTPVEIAKLLRLHAPTPEQAAIIAAPVEPLLVVAGAGSGKTETMASRVVWLVANGYAHPDEILGLTFTRKAAGELAHRVRTRLGQLVRRLGQQDALAGEPTVATYHSYAARIVTEHGLRAGYEPSARLLTEAARWQIVDSLVRSYTGEMTGLNRAPGTVTDDVLALAGELAEHLVTPDDLAAWTGRFFAEVQSLPGRVYKDVTDALHRQRHRLTLLPLVRLYDQRKLDIEAMDFGDQLARAARVARDHPEVGEIERGRYKIVLLDEYQDTSHAQVVLLNALFGGGHPVTAVGDPCQSIYGWRGASAGTLDRFPAEFTGPGAREAWVLNLTRSWRNRPEILQVANALSRPLRAAGARVAELIPAQRVADRVGGRTVACALLTTYADEARWIADSMLAAWRAAARLPDALPADIPLDRRPTSAVLVRVRSQIPAIEEALRSVGLPVEVVGLGGLLDTPEVRDVVCTLRVLADPTDGAALLRLLTGARWRIGPRDLVALHRRARSIAAARVPATNVSGSPVVSGSSGDGPRQGAAADDPQQVVGDRLDDATLVEAMADLGAPQQFSQEGYARLRAYSRELAELRHRLDQPLPDLVADIERTIGLDVEVAVRGWGAGDAGLARGHLDALGDVAARYAGDTDGGTIAGFLAFLAAAEEEERGLAPGQVDVIEGAVQVLTAHAAKGLEWDVVSVAGLTRNVWPGVTRGSDNYLGGIGVLPFPLRGDAAGLPALDLSEAVDQKDVAGALAAFGRAWREHDEREERRLAYVAVTRPRRLLLASGYWWGDGVKRPRGPSVFLEEIRATCLAGAGTVDHWTPEPPGDATNPSAELVATAEWPSDPLGARRPAMAAAADLIRRMIAAPTPEEAAAFAELAEGDAEVGSQAGLAADLAGLAGPGLPPSSAGLPPSSAGLPPSSAGAASPSAGPSASAGGAVSRDAGDDSDISRWRREAALLLAEREERARRDGPLEVSLPPHLSVSQLVVLRRDPQLLARSLRRPLPQRPAPYARRGTAFHAWLERRFGSVRLLDVDDLPGAADDDAAADEELAALQEAFLAGEWSGRTPVEVEVPFATTVAGVVIRGRMDAVFAEPGGRYDVIDWKTGRRPTTADAAAATVQLAAYRIAWAALAGVPVTRVRAGFHYVRDGVTVRPADLLDADGLAALITDIPEPTATADRL
- a CDS encoding pilus assembly protein CpaE encodes the protein MIGVEVAQLLHQAGLVWKPAPGDRFAIPDRDLDDEVFVLSTMTIEVYAMPEGQVIGFNGTTEWALDDVGFDEALWVPREDQLRDLLGGTFRSLRRTDTGYDVEVTLLGESRKYSAATPEEAYAAALLHLLAACR